In a single window of the Papaver somniferum cultivar HN1 chromosome 8, ASM357369v1, whole genome shotgun sequence genome:
- the LOC113306971 gene encoding ARM REPEAT PROTEIN INTERACTING WITH ABF2-like, with protein MKNNSEMKEKVEENRCRKPNLRFHLLLEGSVDVTLDMAQDLIGAADQYLLAGLKRLCEYAIAQDVTLEMSQPCTSYRRTSIHAHLIQFSLLWM; from the exons ATGAAGAACAATTCAGAAATGAAAGAAAAGGTTGAGGAGAATCGATGCAGAAAACCAAATTTAAGATTTCATCTACTATTGGAAG GATCAGTTGACGTGACATTAGACATGGCGCAAGATCTCATCGGAGCTGCAGATCAGTATCTTTTGGCCGGGCTTAAGCGTCTTTGTGAATATGCAATTGCACAG GATGTAACTTTGGAAATGTCTCAACCTTGTACGAGCTATCGGAGAACTTCCAT ACATGCTCATCTCATCCAAT TTTCACTATTGTGGATGTAA